GCTGGGTCCGGATTCGCAGATCGGCCGGCAGGGCATCGAGGTGGAGGAACGCCGCGGTCCGCGCGGCGACGAGTACGACATCATGACCGACGAGATCGTGGTACTCGGGGTGGTCGACGCGCCGCGCAGCTACGAAATTGCTTTCGACCGGGGAGCGCTGGCGGCCTTCCAGTCCTGGATCGAATCGCGCCCGTCCGGGCGGCAACAGCGCGGACAGTTCGATTGAATCTGGGGCGTGCGCAAAGCTCAGGCGCCGCCCGGACGCCAGAGCACGTCGCCACCCGGGTTCGATACCCGGCTGAGGATGAACAACAGGTCGGAGAGTCGGTTCAGGTAGCGCGCCGGCAATACCCCGGTGCTTTCCGGCGCCGCTTCGACGGCGGCCCATGCGGCACGCTCGGCCCGTCGTGCGATCGTGCGGGACATGTGCAGCAATGTGCCGAGTCGACTGCCGCCGGGCAGGATGAACGAGTCGAGCGCCGGCAGGTCTGCGTTGAACCGGTCACACCAGTGCTCCAGCCGATCGATCTGTTGCTGAGTGATTCGCAATGCCGTCGGGGCCTGCGGATCGTCCGCCCGTCCTGGCCGGGCCAGGTCGGCACCCGCGTCGAACAGATCGTTCTGAATCTGCCGGAGTACCCCGAGAACTTCCGGTGCCGGGTCACCGAGCGTGATCGCCACGCCGATACTGGCGTTCGTCTCGTCGCAGTCGGCGTACGCGACCAGACGTGGATCGTTCTTCGAGACCCGGGAGAAGTCGCCGAGTCCGGAGCTGCCGTCGTCGCCGGTTCGGGTGTAGATCCGAGTCAGGTGCACTGCCATGACCACTACCGTACGTGGCGCCGGTTAGGGTAAACGAGTGAGCGAACGCTTTCTGGTTACGGGGGGAAACCGGCTTGCCGGCGAGGTTTCGGTCGGCGGGGCGAAGAACAGCGTACTCAAGCTGATGGCCGCCGCCCTGCTGGTCGAAGGCACCACGACGATCACGAACTGTCCGGACATCCTGGACGTACCGCTGATGGCCGAGGTGTTACGCGGGCTCGGCTGCGAGGTGGTGCTCGACGGTGCGATCGCCCGGATCACCACTCCGGCTGAACCGAAGTATCACGCCGACTTTCCGGCGGTACGCCAGTTCCGGGCGTCGGTGTGTGTGCTCGGTCCGCTGGTGGCTCGGTGTCGGCGGGCGGTGGTGGCGTTACCGGGGGGCGACGCGATCGGCTCGCGGCCGCTCGACATGCATCAGTCCGGACTTCGGTTGCTCGGCGCCCATACCGAGATCGAACACGGCTGTGTCGTCGCCCAAGCCGATGAGCTGCGGGGAGCTCGAATCCGACTGGACTTCCCGTCTGTGGGCGCTACCGAGAACATTTTGATGGCGGCGGTGCTCGCGGCCGGCGAGACGGTGATCGACAACGCCGCTCGGGAGCCCGACATCGTGGATCTGTGCAACATGCTGATCCAGATGGGTGCACACATCTCCGGCGCCGGCACGTCCACCTTGATCATCCACGGCGGCAGGAAGCTGACGCCGACGACTCACCGGGTGATCGGCGATCGGATCGTGGCTGCCACGTGGGGCATCGCTGCCGCCATGACCACGGGGGATGTCCGGGTTCGGGGTGTGAACCCGAAGCATCTGCAGCTGGTGCTGGACAAGCTTCGACAAGCCGGCGCAGAAGTGACGTTCGCCGAGGATGGTTTCCGGCTCGTCCAGCATGCGCGGCCGCGTGCGGTGAACTTCGCGACGTTGCCCTTTCCCGGGTTTCCGACCGATCTGCAGCCGATGGCGATCGGCCTGGCCGCGGTCGCGGACGGTACGTCGATGATCACCGAGAACGTTTTCGAGGCGCGGTTTCGATTCGTGGAGGAGATGATCCGGCTCGGTGCGGATGCCCGTACCGACGGTCACCACGCTGTGGTGCGCGGCATCCCGAGATTGTCCAGCGCACCGGTCTGGTCATCCGACATCCGTGCGGGAGCCGGCCTGGTGCTCGCGGGACTGGTTGCCGATGGCACCACGGAGGTGCACGACGTCTACCACATCGACCGTGGCTACCCGAACTTTGTCGAGCAACTGCAGAGTCTCGGTGCGGACGTGGTCCGTGCGGACGCCTGATTTACCCGCTTGACCAGGCGATTTGACTCCAGGTTTCAGCGCGCGTAACTTCTTCCAAGTCAGAGCGACCGAGTGCGGAACTGCCCAGCAGAAGCCAAAACTCCGGTACACTCCGACACTCCCTCCGAAGCGATTACCTCGGTAATCGCACTGGCCTGATGGCAAGGAAACCGGGGCTTGACCCCGGGATCGGAGCCTGATAGTCTGGAGGGGTTGCGCCGGAGGCCCTAGCCGCAAGCTAGAGCACGGTGTGTGTGTTGTTTGAGAACTCGATAGTGTGTTGATGGATGTTGGTGCCATTGTTTGGCTCGCATTTGTCTGGGTGCAGGCCTTTAGGGGTTTGTGTTTGGGTGGGTGTGGGTTTTGTTTTTTTGTCAACATTTTGTGTTGGCGTTTTTGTTGAGTGGAATGTGGTTCTGCTCTCGTTTATTTCTGATACATGCTGTGTGTTCCCGCCTTTTGTGTGGGGGTGTGTGGTGTGTTGTTGGTTGTCGACGGAGAGTTTGATCCTGGCTCAGGACGAACGCTGGCGGCGTGCTTAACACATGCAAGTCGAACGGTAAGGCCTTCGGGTACACGAGTGGCGAACGGGTGAGTAACACGTGGGTGATCTGCCCTGGACTCTGGGATAAGCTTGGGAAACTGGGTCTAATACCGGATATGACCATGCTGCGCATGTGGTGTGGTGGAAAGCTTTTGCGGTCTGGGATGGGCCCGCGGCCTATCAGCTTGTTGGTGGGGTAATGGCCTACCAAGGCGACGACGGGTAGCCGGCCTGAGAGGGTGTCCGGCCACACTGGGACTGAGACACGGCCCAGACTCCTACGGGAGGCAGCAGTGGGGAATATTGCACAATGGGCGGAAGCCTGATGCAGCGACGCCGCGTGGGGGATGACGGCCTTCGGGTTGTAAACCTCTTTCGGTTGGGACGAAGCCTTTCGGGGTGACGGTACCTTCAGAAGAAGCACCGGCCAACTACGTGCCAGCAGCCGCGGTAATACGTAGGGTGCGAGCGTTGTCCGGAATTACTGGGCGTAAAGAGCTCGTAGGCGGTTTGTCGCGTCGATCGTGAAAACTCGCAGCTCAACTGTGGGCGTGCGGTCGATACGGGCAGACTTGAGTACTGCAGGGGAGACTGGAATTCCTGGTGTAGCGGTGAAATGCGCAGATATCAGGAGGAACACCGGTGGCGAAGGCGGGTCTCTGGGCAGTAACTGACGCTGAGGAGCGAAAGCGTGGGTAGCGAACAGGATTAGATACCCTGGTAGTCCACGCCGTAAACGGTGGGCGCTAGGTGTGGGTTTCCTTCCACGGGATCCGTGCCGTAGCTAACGCATTAAGCGCCCCGCCTGGGGAGTACGGCCGCAAGGCTAAAACTCAAAGGAATTGACGGGGGCCCGCACAAGCGGCGGAGCATGTGGATTAATTCGATGCAACGCGAAGAACCTTACCTGGGTTTGACATACACCAGACGCTGGTAGAGATATCAGTTCCCTTGTGGTTGGTGTACAGGTGGTGCATGGCTGTCGTCAGCTCGTGTCGTGAGATGTTGGGTTAAGTCCCGCAACGAGCGCAACCCTTGTCCTGTATTGCCAGCGCGTTATGGCGGGGACTTGCAGGAGACTGCCGGGGTCAACTCGGAGGAAGGTGGGGACGACGTCAAGTCATCATGCCCCTTATGTCCAGGGCTTCACACATGCTACAATGGCCGGTACAGAGGGTTGCGATATCGTGAGGTGGAGCGAATCCCTTAAAGCCGGTCTCAGTTCGGATCGGGGTCTGCAACTCGACCCCGTGAAGTCGGAGTCGCTAGTAATCGCAGATCAGCAATGCTGCGGTGAATACGTTCCCGGGCCTTGTACACACCGCCCGTCACGTCATGAAAGTCGGTAACACCCGAAGCCCGTGGCCTAACCCCTTTGTGGGAGGGAGCGGTCGAAGGTGGGATCGGCGATTGGGACGAAGTCGTAACAAGGTAGCCGTACCGGAAGGTGCGGCTGGATCACCTCCTTTCTAAGGAGCATCATCACTGCCTCACATTGTGTGGGGTGGGGGTGGCCATGCCGGTCCCGTGGGTGGGCTGGGTGGTTGCTCGAGTGGCGTGGAACGCTGGCATCCGTATCTCGGTTCTCGTCTCCCTGTGTGGGGGTGGGGGTTGGGGTGGTCAACACACTGTCGGGTCCTGAGGCAACACGCGTTGTTGTTTCTGGTGGTGCCGATCTCCGGGTCGCCTACATCGACTCTCTGCTTTGTTTCCCCTGGTTATTTTCTCTCACTTGTTTTTTGGTGGGGGGTTGGGGGATGTGCGGGGGGTGTCTGGTGGGTGATGTGTGATGGGGGTTGGTGGGTGTTGTTTGAGAACTGGACAGTGGACGTAGAGCATCTTTGATAAACACTCTTGTGTGAAAGCACTCGGTGTGTTTTGTCGAGTAATGTTTTTTGTTGTTGTAAGTGTGTAAGAGCGTACGGTGGATGCCTTGGCACCAGGAGCCGATGAAGGACGTGGGAGGCTGCGATAAGCCTCGGGGAGCTGTCAACCGAGCTGAGATCCGAGGGTGTCCGAATGGGGTAACCCAGCACCAGTGATGTGGTGTTACCCGTGCCTGAATATATAGGGTGCGGGAGGGAACGTGGGGAAGTGAAACATCTCAGTACCCACAGGAAGAGAAAACAATTGTGATTCCGTGAGTAGTGGCGAGCGAAAGCGGATGAGGCTAAACCATGCGTGTGTGATACCCGGCGGGGGTTGCGCGTGTGGGGTTGTGGGGTTGCTTGTCTCATCACCGCTGTGGTGAGCGTCAGTGAGAAACCGTTGTGTTAACCGAAGTGGTCTGGGACGGCCCGCCAGAGTCGGTGAGAGTCCGGTAGGTGAAAACATGACGGCTGGCGTGAGTGATACCCGAGTAGCAGCGGGCTCGTGGAATCTGCTGTGAATCTGCCGGGACCACCCGGTAAGCCTGAATACTCCCTGGTGACCGATAGCGGACTAGTACCGTGAGGGAAAGGTGAAAAGTACCCCGGGAGGGGAGTGAAATAGTACCTGAAACCGTGCGCTTACAATCCGTCAGAGCTGGTGAATCCTTCAGTGGGTTGCTGGTGATGGCGTGCCTTTTGAAGAATGAGCCTGCGAGTCAGTGGCATGTGGCGAGGTTAACCCGGGTGGGGTAGCCGTAGCGAAAGCGAGTCCGAAGAGGGCGTTCGTTCCAGTGATGGGATGTCAGTCGCGTGTTCTGGACCCGAAGCGGAGTGATCTACCCATGGCCAGGGTGAAGCAGCAGTAAGATGTTGTGGAGGCCCGAACCCACTTAGGTTGAAAACTGAGGGGATGAGTTGTGGGTAGGGGTGAAAGGCCAATCAAACTCCGTGATAGCTGGTTCTCCCCGAAATGCATTTAGGTGCAGCGTCGCGTGTTTCCCACCGGAGGTAGAGCTACTGGATGGTCTAGGGGGCCTACAAGCTTACCGAAATCAGCCAAACTCCGAATGCCGGTGGGTGAGAGCGTGGCAGTGAGACTGCGGGCGATAAGGTTCGTAGTCGAGAGGGAAACAGCCCAGATCGCCGGCTAAGGCCCCTAAGCGTGTACTAAGTGGAAAAGGATGTGGAGTCGCGAAGACAACCAGGAGGTTGGCTTAGAAGCAGCCACCCTTGAAAGAGTGCGTAATAGCTCACTGGTCAAGTGGTTCTGCGCCGACAATGTAGCGGGGCTCAAGTACACCGCCGAAGCCGCGGCACTCACACGTTAGCTTGCTCCTGCCTTGCGGGGTGGGAGCCAGGTGTGTGGGTGGGTAGGGGAGCGTCCTGCATCCTGGGAAGCCACGGCGTGAGCCAGTGGTGGAGGGTGTGGGAGTGAGAATGCAGGCATGAGTAGCGAAAGACGAGTGAGAAACTCGTCCGCCGAATGACCAAGGGTTCCTGGGGCAGGTTAATCCGCCCAGGGTGAGTCGGGACCTAAGGCGAGGCCGACAGGCGTAGTCGATGGACAACGGGTTGATATTCCCGTACCCGTGTATCCGCGCCCGATGGCGAATCATCTGTGCTAACCGCCCAAATCCTGATCGATCACCTTCGGGTGACGTGACGGGGCTGCGCGGGACCCTGGGTGTAGTAGTCAAGTGATGGGGTGACGCAGGAAGGTAGCTGGGCCAGTCGATGGTTGTACTGGTGTAAGCCTGTAGGGCGAATCGCAGGTAAATCCGTGGTTCATACAGCCTGAGAGGTGACGCGTAGCCGAATGAGGCGAATTCAGTGATCCTATGCTGCCGAGAAAAGCCTCTAACGAGTTGATACACGGCCCGTACCCCAAACCGACACAGGTGGTCAGGTAGAGAATACCGAGGCGATCGAGAGAACTGTGGTTAAGGAACTCGGCAAAATGCCCCCGTAACTTCGGGAGAAGGGGGACCACGTCTGGTGAACACCCTTGCGGTGGGAGCTGGGTGTGGTCGCAGAGACCAGAGAGAAGCGACTGTTTACTAAAAACACAGGTCCGTGCGAAGTCGTAAGACGATGTATACGGACTGACGCCTGCCCGGTGCCGGAAGGTTAAGAGGACCGGTTAGCCCGTGAGGGCGACGCTGAGAATTTAAGCCCCGGTAAACGGCGGTGGTAACTATAACCATCCTAAGGTAGCGAAATTCCTTGTCGGGTAAGTTCCGACCTGCACGAATGGCGTAACGACTTCTCTGCTGTCTCAACCACAGACTCGGCGAAATTGCATTACGAGTAAAGATGCTCGTTACGCGCGGCAGGACGAAAAGACCCCGGGACCTTCACTACAGCTTGGTATTGGTGTTCGGTACGGTTTGTGTAGGATAGGTGGGAGACTGTGAAACCCGCACGCCAGTGTGGGTGGAGTCATTGTTGAAATACCACTCTGACCGTAGTGGACATCTAACCTCGGACCCTGATCGGGTTCAGGGACAGTGCCTGGTGGGTAGTTTAACTGGGGCGGTTGCCTCCCAAAATGTAACGGAGGCGCCCAAAGGTTCCCTCAGCCTGGTTGGCAATCAGGTGTCGAGTGCAAGTGCACAAGGGAGCTTGACTGTGAGACAGACATGTCGAGCAGGGACGAAAGTCGGGACTAGTGATCCGGCACCCACGTGTGGAAGTGGTGTCGCTCAACGGATAAAAGGTACCCCGGGGATAACAGGCTGATCTTCCCCAAGAGTCCATATCGACGGGATGGTTTGGCACCTCGATGTCGGCTCGTCGCATCCTGGGGCTGGAGTAGGTCCCAAGGGTTGGGCTGTTCGCCCATTAAAGCGGCACGCGAGCTGGGTTTAGAACGTCGTGAGACAGTTCGGTCTCTATCCGCCGCGCGCGTAGGAAACTTGAGGAAACCTGTCCCTAGTACGAGAGGACCGGGACGGACGAACCTCTGGTGTGCCAGTTGTTCCGCCAGGAGCACCGCTGGTTGGCCACGTTCGGAAGGGATAACCGCTGAAAGCATCTAAGCGGGAAGCCCGTTCCAAGATGAGGTTTCCCCACCCCTTAGAGGGTGTAAGGCCCCCCACAGACCATGGGGTTGATAGGCCAGAACTGGAAGCTCAGCAATGAGTGCAGGTGACTGGTACTAACCGGCCGACAACTTACAACACACATATACGTCCACTGCCCAGTATCTGAAACAACACCCCACCACCGCACAACGCGGAACCGTTGTTTCACCCCGTTACGGCGGCCACAGCGACAGGGAAACGCCCGGACCCATCCCGAACCCGGAAGCTAAGCCTGCCAGCGCCGATGGTACTGCACCCGACAGAGTGTGGGAGAGTAGGACACCGCCGAACACCCCTTCACCCCGCGAGGCCCTCCAGAAACCTGGAGGGCCTCACGGCATTCGAAAGCTTATGGTCTTTCGAAGGCAGTGGGCTCGGATGCCTGGTTGCCTACCCGGAAGCAGGTTCGATCAGCCGAGTCGGCGCCACGCGACCACGGAGGGTGACCGTCTCGCCGGGCACCCAGTACCGGGTTTCTGTCTCGTCGGCCGCGGCGGCCAACGCCTTGTCCGAGACAAGCAGCCGCCCGGGACGGGTTTTCGCAAGTTCGCACAGTCGGGCTGCCTCGTTGACCGGGTCGCCGATGACGGTGTACTCGAATCTTTCTCGCGCGCCGAGGTAGCCGGCTACGACGACGCCATAGGCCACGCCGATACCGGCGGTGCAGTCGGGGACGTCGGTCCGCAGCCGACGATCGATCGTGCGCGCGGTTGCCAGCGCCTGCCCGGCCGGATCGGTGATCGACAGGGGCGCGCCGTAGACCGCCATCACTTCGTCACCGACGAACTTGTTGACGATCCCGCGATGCCGGTCAACCTCGTCGACGAC
Above is a genomic segment from Skermania piniformis containing:
- the murA gene encoding UDP-N-acetylglucosamine 1-carboxyvinyltransferase → MSERFLVTGGNRLAGEVSVGGAKNSVLKLMAAALLVEGTTTITNCPDILDVPLMAEVLRGLGCEVVLDGAIARITTPAEPKYHADFPAVRQFRASVCVLGPLVARCRRAVVALPGGDAIGSRPLDMHQSGLRLLGAHTEIEHGCVVAQADELRGARIRLDFPSVGATENILMAAVLAAGETVIDNAAREPDIVDLCNMLIQMGAHISGAGTSTLIIHGGRKLTPTTHRVIGDRIVAATWGIAAAMTTGDVRVRGVNPKHLQLVLDKLRQAGAEVTFAEDGFRLVQHARPRAVNFATLPFPGFPTDLQPMAIGLAAVADGTSMITENVFEARFRFVEEMIRLGADARTDGHHAVVRGIPRLSSAPVWSSDIRAGAGLVLAGLVADGTTEVHDVYHIDRGYPNFVEQLQSLGADVVRADA
- a CDS encoding DUF2550 domain-containing protein, with protein sequence MILVTVLVLLVTALALVACYRLWVLRRGGTAAILRVLPASGGQGWRHGIIRYDDDSLVFYKLSSLKLGPDSQIGRQGIEVEERRGPRGDEYDIMTDEIVVLGVVDAPRSYEIAFDRGALAAFQSWIESRPSGRQQRGQFD
- a CDS encoding cob(I)yrinic acid a,c-diamide adenosyltransferase, which codes for MAVHLTRIYTRTGDDGSSGLGDFSRVSKNDPRLVAYADCDETNASIGVAITLGDPAPEVLGVLRQIQNDLFDAGADLARPGRADDPQAPTALRITQQQIDRLEHWCDRFNADLPALDSFILPGGSRLGTLLHMSRTIARRAERAAWAAVEAAPESTGVLPARYLNRLSDLLFILSRVSNPGGDVLWRPGGA